A window from Malania oleifera isolate guangnan ecotype guangnan chromosome 7, ASM2987363v1, whole genome shotgun sequence encodes these proteins:
- the LOC131159521 gene encoding protein RSI-1-like: protein MAGRPYYNSSSSSSPCLMPLSVVLLLLFLLAFSSFAEGKGQLRPSECKARCGYRCSATSHKKPCMFFCQKCCSKCLCVPAGTYGNKQSCPCYNNWKTKEGGPKCP, encoded by the exons ATGGCTGGGCGCCCCTACTACAActcatcctcctcctcctccccctgCTTAATGCCGCTGTCTGTAGTGCTGCTGCTGCTCTTCTTGCTTGCGTTCTCCAGCTTCGCAGAG GGTAAAGGTCAATTGCGCCCATCAG AGTGCAAGGCAAGGTGTGGCTATAGGTGCTCGGCAACATCACACAAGAAGCCCTGCATGTTCTTCTGCCAGAAGTGCTGCTCCAAATGCCTCTGCGTTCCCGCCGGCACTTACGGCAACAAGCAGTCCTGCCCTTGCTATAACAACTGGAAGACCAAGGAAGGAGGTCCCAAATGCCCTTAA